A section of the Malus sylvestris chromosome 17, drMalSylv7.2, whole genome shotgun sequence genome encodes:
- the LOC126610102 gene encoding probable leucine-rich repeat receptor-like protein kinase At1g35710, with protein sequence MTSLAFHKICLLAYSLILYVELVSLPSYVAFVSAATATEAEALLKWKATFQNHTHLQNLTSWTHLPTNNTKVAPCFWTGVSCNAAGSVIGINLTNSGIQGTLHEFSFLSFPNLQYLNLSYNNLFDVIPAQISSLSKLIYLDLSSNNFSSTIPKEIGKLKSLVDLDLSENQLNGSIPTSLGDLTSLTILHLYSNNLSSIIPKEIGKLKSLVKLQLYENQLSGSIPTSLGDLTSLTILYIFSNNLFGTIPKEIGKLKSLVKLHLGENQLSGSIPTFLGDLTNLTVLDLSSNNLFGTIPKEIGKLKSLWVLSLYKNQLNGSIPTSLCDLTNLIFLYLYHNNLSDSIPKDIGNLKTLEDLELSENQLSGSIPTSLGDLTNLIDLFLFSNNLFGAIPKEIGKLKSLVFMELDENKIQSIPTSIGNLTNLEFLSMKYNQLSGSIPQEIKNLKKLTTLRLDFNQLIGYLPQHICYSGQLQNLSVRYNHLTGPIPKGLKECKSLVRVRLDGNQFTGNISEDFGVYPNLNFIDMSHNKVYGEISPKWGQCSQLKTLIFVGNNLTGRISPEIVNADIHVLDLSSNHLVGVIPKEFGKMTSLEKLMLNGNQLSGPIPSEFGSLINLEYLDLSSNKFNGSIVSILGDFLKLYHLNLSNNHFSQGIPFKLGNLVQLTELDLSHNSLEGSIPPEISNMKSLQTLNLSHNNLSGFIPSSFDGMHSLSYVDISYNELEGPLPNNSAFRQAKPEALQGNKGLCGNVEGLQPCTHGSRKDRKRVFRITFSLLAAILLLSAFFTIIFIVKRKKKRPDKAEKNMHEEISFSVLNFDGKSMYEEIIGVTENFDSKYCIGGGGEGNVYRASLSCGDIVAVKKLHQLWDGEKNSGKGFWNEIRALTEIRHRNIVKLYGFCSHHRHSFLVYEFVERGSLAAILSKDEEAKEVGWRKRVNIVNGIAHALVYMHHDCVPPIVHRDISSKNILLDSEYEASVSDFGTAKFLNPDSTNWTAVAGTFGYIAPELAYTTEVNEKCDVYSFGVVTLETIMGKHPGDFFSSFSSMPSSSTSSSASTLPSHQMPIADVLDQRILPPTHQEEAGEVLSLVNIAFSCLNPNPHSRPTMKKVSQLLATQKLHLSKPLHMMTCGELLVLDHLTT encoded by the exons ATGACATCTTTAGCTTTTCACAAAATATGCCTTCTGGCTTATAGCCTTATTTTATACGTAGAGCTTGTTTCATTGCCAAGTTACGTTGCTTTTGTTTCTGCTGCTACTGCTACTGAAGCAGAAGCACTTCTCAAATGGAAAGCTACCTTTCAAAATCATACCCACCTGCAAAATCTCACCTCATGGACTCACCTACCCACTAATAATACAAAAGTAGCCCCATGCTTTTGGACTGGTGTTTCATGCAATGCTGCTGGAAGCGTCATTGGGATAAACCTTACCAATTCTGGTATACAAGGTACGCTACATGAATTTTCATTCTTGTCCTTTCCCAATCTTCAATACCTCAACCTTAGCTACAATAATCTCTTTGATGTCATTCCTGCTCAGATCAGTTCCCTCTCCAAACTCATCTATCTTGATCTTTCTAGCAATAATTTTTCTAGCACAATTCCTAAAGAGATAGGGAAATTGAAATCTCTTGTGGACCTAGATTTGTCTGAGAATCAACTCAATGGTTCAATCCCAACATCTCTAGGTGATCTCACCAGCCTTACCATTCTCCATCTCTACAGCAATAATCTTTCCAGCATAATTCCTAAAGAGATAGGGAAATTGAAATCTCTTGTGAAGCTACAATTGTACGAGAATCAGCTTAGTGGTTCAATCCCAACATCCTTAGGTGATCTCACCAGCCTTACAATTCTCTATATCTTCAGTAATAATCTTTTTGGCACAATTCCAAAAGAGATAGGGAAATTGAAATCTCTTGTGAAACTACACTTGGGTGAGAATCAGCTTAGTGGTTCAATCCCAACATTCTTAGGTGATCTTACAAACCTTACCGTTCTTGATCTCTCCAGTAATAATCTTTTTGGCACAATTCCTAAAGAGATAGGAAAATTGAAATCTCTTTGGGTGCTCTCTTTGTATAAGAATCAACTCAATGGTTCAATCCCAACATCCCTATGTGATCTCACCAACCTTATCTTTCTCTATCTCTATCATAATAATCTTTCTGATTCAATTCCTAAAGATATAGGAAACTTGAAAACTCTTGAGGACCTAGAATTGTCTGAGAATCAGCTCAGTGGTTCAATCCCAACATCCCTAGGTGATCTCACAAACCTTATCGATCTCTTTCTCTTTAGTAATAATCTTTTTGGCGCAATTCCTAAAGAGATAGGGAAATTGAAATCTCTTGTGTTTATGGAGTTGGATGAGAATAAGATCCAATCAATTCCCACTTCAATAGGCAATCTAACCAACTTGGAATTCTTATCAATGAAATATAACCAACTTTCTGGCTCCATCCCCCAAGAGATAAAGAATCTGAAGAAGTTGACTACACTGCGTTTGGATTTTAACCAGTTAATAGGTTATTTGCCCCAACATATTTGCTATAGTGGACAACTCCAAAATCTTTCGGTGAGATATAACCATTTGACTGGTCCAATCCCCAAAGGCTTGAAAGAATGCAAGAGCTTAGTCAGAGTTCGTCTTGATGGGAACCAATTCACAGGCAATATATCAGAAGACTTCGGTGTTTATCCAAATCTTAATTTCATAGATATGAGCCATAATAAGGTTTATGGTGAAATCTCACCAAAATGGGGACAATGCTCACAATTAAAAACCTTAATATTTGTGGGCAACAACCTTACTGGTAGGATATCTCCCGAGATTGTCAATGCTGATATTCATGTGCTTGATCTTTCTTCAAATCACTTAGTTGGAGTGATTCCGAAGGAATTCGGGAAAATGACTTCTTTGGAGAAGTTGATGTTGAATGGAAATCAACTTTCAGGTCCTATACCTTCGGAATTTGGATCACTTATCAATCTTGAATATCTCGACTTGTCATCGAACAAGTTCAATGGGTCAATTGTGAGCATTCTAGGTGACTTTCTCAAGCTGTACCATCTGAATTTGAGCAACAATCATTTTTCTCAAGGAATTCCATTTAAGTTGGGCAACTTAGTTCAGTTGACCGAACTTGATTTAAGTCACAACTCACTTGAAGGTAGCATACCACCAGAAATCAGCAACATGAAGAGTTTGCAGACACTCAATCTTTCTCACAACAATCTTTCGGGTTTCATACCATCAAGTTTTGACGGCATGCACAGCTTGTCGTATGTTGATATATCTTACAATGAATTGGAAGGTCCCCTTCCCAACAACAGTGCATTTCGACAAGCTAAACCAGAAGCTTTACAAGGGAACAAAGGATTGTGTGGCAACGTTGAAGGTTTGCAACCTTGTACGCATGGCTCGAGAAAGGACCGCAAACGGGTATTTAGAATCACATTCTCCCTTCTAGCAGCAATTTTACTTCTTTCTGCTTTCTTTACAATTATCTTCattgtgaaaagaaaaaagaaacgtcCGGATAAAGCAGAAAAAAACATGCATGAAGAAATATCATTTTCagttttaaattttgatggaaaGTCGATGTATGAGGAAATCATAGGGGTGACGGAAAATTTTGATTCCAAATATTGCATCGGGGGCGGAGGAGAAGGAAACGTCTACAGAGCAAGTTTGTCATGTGGCGACATAGTGGCTGTGAAGAAACTACATCAATTGTGGGATGGCGAGAAGAATTCGGGAAAGGGATTCTGGAATGAAATAAGAGCACTAACAGAGATAAGACACAGGAACATTGTGAAGCTTTATGGTTTCTGTTCACATCATCGACACTCGTTCTTGGTGTACGAGTTCGTTGAAAGAGGTAGCTTGGCTGCAATTTTGAGCAAAGATGAAGAAGCTAAAGAAGTGGGGTGGAGAAAAAGGGTGAATATTGTTAACGGTATAGCTCATGCCTTGGTATACATGCACCACGATTGCGTGCCACCAATTGTGCATCGGGACATATCAAGCAAGAACATTTTGTTGGATTCTGAATATGAGGCTTCTGTTTCAGACTTTGGCACTGCTAAGTTTTTGAATCCAGACTCAACTAATTGGACCGCTGTTGCAGGCACATTTGGATATATTGCACCAG AACTTGCATATACCACGGAGGTGAACGAAAAATGCGATGTTTATAGCTTTGGAGTGGTCACATTGGAAACAATCATGGGAAAGCATCCCGGAGATTTTTTCTCATCTTTCTCATCAATGCCTTCTTCGTCCACATCGTCATCAGCATCTACATTACCATCCCATCAAATGCCGATCGCAGATGTTTTGGACCAGCGCATTTTGCCTCCAACACATCAAGAAGAAGCAGGGGAAGTACTCTCTCTTGTGAATATTGCGTTTTCATGCTTGAATCCCAATCCACATTCTCGGCCTACAATGaaaaaagtttctcaactcctAGCAACTCAGAAGCTGCATTTGTCGAAGCCATTACATATGATGACCTGCGGTGAATTGCTTGTTCTTGATCATCTGACTACCTGA
- the LOC126610119 gene encoding uncharacterized protein LOC126610119, with protein MANLAKLEYAALDITGKNYLTWVLDTKIHLEAGNLGDTIREESSSSSQDRAKAMIFIRRHLDEALKSEYLTVEDPLALWEALRSRYNHQTTVFLPKARYEWSHLRIQDFKSVAEYNSALFRITSQMKLCGDTITEEMLLEKTYSTFHANNVLLQQQYRARSYTEYN; from the coding sequence atggcgaacttggcaaagcttgaatatgctgccctggacattactgggaagaattaccttacctgggtacttgataccaagatccatctggaagcagggaatcttggagataccatcagGGAAGAAAGCAgctcatcctctcaagatcgggcgaaggccatgatctttattcgccgccatcttgatgaggcactaaagagtgagtacttaacggttgaagatccgttagcTCTCTGGGAGGCCTTGAGAagcagatacaatcaccagacaacAGTGTTTCTTCCAAAAGCTCGCTATGAGTGGTCTCACCTGAGAATTCAGGATTTCAAATCAGTGGCGGAGTACAATTCTGCGTTGTTCAGGattacctctcagatgaagcTCTGTGGGGATACCATTACTGAGGAAATGTTGTTGGAAAAGACTTACAGCACATTTCATGCCAATAACGTGCTCCTGCAGCAGCAGTATAGAGCGCGAAGCTACACTGAATACAACTAG
- the LOC126610123 gene encoding uncharacterized protein LOC126610123 — protein MVDDDIFGEDFLNLEANHQKEGFDEGYRDGLVAGKEEAKPTGIKTGFEVGEELGFYKGCVDVWNSAIRVDPTRFSHRVQKTVRQMGELIEKYPIMEPEDESVGDVMEALRLKFRAVCASLGVKLEYKGYPKAASEATETSF, from the coding sequence ATGGTGGACGATGACATCTTCGGCGAAGATTTTTTGAATTTGGAAGCGAACCACCAAAAGGAAGGCTTCGACGAAGGCTACAGAGACGGCTTGGTCGCCGGAAAGGAGGAGGCGAAGCCGACGGGGATCAAAACTGGGTTCGAGGTGGGCGAGGAGCTTGGGTTCTACAAGGGATGCGTGGATGTATGGAACTCCGCGATCCGGGTCGATCCGACACGGTTCTCGCACCGGGTCCAGAAAACCGTCAGGCAGATGGGGGAGCTGATTGAGAAGTACCCGATCATGGAACCCGAGGACGAGAGCGTCGGGGATGTGATGGAGGCTCTGAGGTTGAAGTTCCGGGCGGTTTGTGCTTCGTTGGGTGTGAAATTGGAGTATAAGGGGTACCCAAAAGCTGCTTCTGAGGCTACGGAGACGTCGTTTTGA